A genome region from candidate division KSB1 bacterium includes the following:
- the malQ gene encoding 4-alpha-glucanotransferase, whose protein sequence is MDKRGSGLLLHISSLPSPYGIGDFGPRAFEFADFIKKSKQRFWQILPLNPTNAGTDYSPYLSQSAFAMNPLLLSPDMLQRDGLLLERECAKRPEFPETKIEFDKIVSFKKSLFRKAFDRFKKRTDFEEFRGYCEVNGYWLNDYALFVSLKTYFDEKSWVEWPAPYRDRDPETLKNAKNDLSDDIYFEKFLQYQLYKQWMGLKHYCNESKIKFVGDLPIYVAHDSADVWANTDKFKLKENRYPQFVAGVPPDYFSETGQLWGTPVYNWDTMSHDGYSWWHSRMGHNLHLFDIVRIDHFRGFVAYWQVDASEDTAINGEWIQAPARDFFRQLRNRFPDLPIIAEDLGLITPDVIDVMHEFELPGMKVIMFAFSKDIEHNPHIPFNLRKNSFFYTGTHDNNTLQGWYYHEIDEQERERVNRYLGKKPKRTELHWTFIRCAMQSVANTVVFPVQDILGLGGEHRMNNPSKRSGNWRWRMPGGHLDDELAETLADMVEIYGRTGQ, encoded by the coding sequence ATGGATAAACGAGGAAGCGGACTACTATTACATATTTCTTCTCTGCCGTCCCCTTATGGTATCGGTGACTTTGGGCCGCGTGCTTTTGAGTTTGCTGATTTTATTAAAAAATCAAAACAACGGTTTTGGCAAATCCTGCCGTTAAATCCGACCAATGCGGGTACGGACTATTCACCCTATCTCAGTCAATCCGCATTTGCGATGAATCCTTTGTTGTTGAGTCCGGATATGTTGCAACGGGACGGGCTGCTGCTGGAACGTGAATGTGCAAAACGGCCCGAGTTCCCGGAGACAAAAATAGAGTTTGATAAAATTGTCTCGTTCAAAAAATCATTGTTCCGGAAAGCATTTGATCGGTTTAAAAAAAGAACGGATTTTGAAGAATTCCGCGGCTACTGTGAGGTTAACGGCTATTGGCTGAATGATTATGCCCTTTTTGTCTCTTTGAAAACATATTTTGACGAGAAAAGCTGGGTCGAGTGGCCAGCGCCCTATCGGGATCGTGATCCGGAAACCCTGAAAAACGCCAAGAACGATTTGTCGGATGATATTTATTTTGAAAAATTTCTGCAGTATCAGCTCTATAAACAATGGATGGGGCTGAAACATTATTGCAATGAAAGCAAAATAAAATTTGTCGGGGATCTACCCATTTATGTGGCTCATGACAGTGCTGATGTATGGGCCAATACAGACAAATTTAAGCTAAAAGAAAACAGATACCCGCAATTTGTTGCCGGCGTACCCCCTGATTATTTCAGTGAAACGGGTCAATTATGGGGAACACCGGTGTATAATTGGGACACGATGAGTCACGACGGGTACAGCTGGTGGCATAGCCGCATGGGACACAATCTGCATTTGTTTGATATCGTGCGAATTGATCATTTCAGAGGCTTTGTCGCCTACTGGCAGGTGGATGCATCCGAGGATACGGCTATAAACGGCGAGTGGATTCAGGCGCCGGCGCGTGATTTTTTCAGGCAGCTGCGCAACCGGTTCCCGGACCTTCCTATTATTGCAGAGGACCTCGGGTTAATTACCCCCGATGTGATTGATGTGATGCATGAATTCGAGTTGCCGGGAATGAAGGTCATTATGTTTGCGTTTAGCAAAGATATTGAGCATAATCCCCATATCCCCTTTAATCTCAGAAAAAACAGTTTTTTTTATACGGGCACGCATGATAACAACACGCTGCAGGGCTGGTATTATCATGAAATTGATGAGCAAGAGCGTGAACGGGTTAACCGTTACCTGGGCAAAAAGCCGAAACGCACGGAATTGCACTGGACTTTTATTCGTTGTGCCATGCAGTCAGTCGCCAATACGGTGGTGTTCCCTGTGCAGGATATTTTGGGCCTGGGCGGAGAGCATCGGATGAACAATCCGAGCAAACGCTCCGGGAACTGGCGCTGGCGCATGCCTGGCGGTCATCTTGATGATGAATTGGCTGAAACCCTGGCTGATATGGTCGAGATTTACGGGAGAACGGGTCAGTAA
- a CDS encoding PDZ domain-containing protein, with protein MIRRMLQSALLLSLFNFLPVNAQIDGRMLRYPDVSEQHITFLYAGDIWIVDKNGGVAQHLSSPKGNEQFPRFSPDGSSIAFNANYDGNTDIYTLPALGGDLTRVTHHGMTERMLDWTADGSKILFASSMKSERQRYNQFYLTMPQGGLPDKLVIPYGEDASFSPDGKKLAYIPISRDFRTWKGYRGGMAPDIWIFDLTRNQSKKITDNPANDSQPMWCGQTIYYLSDRGPEKHFNIWAYDVQNENHRQVTTFSDYDIHFPEQGPQDIVFEAGGKIYLLDLETEKVSPVDIEVVTDLSTLKPKIKNVSKHISHFWTAPDGKRVLFEARGDIFSVPAEHGVIRNLTRSSGSAERFPAWSPDGKTVAFWSDQSGEYELTVYDTQNGSAPETLTKYGPGFRYHLFWAPDNKKLVFIDQAMTIRMYNMESGKTTKVDQALWKYQGELETFQVNWSPDSRWFAYARGLGNEHNAVFIYDTQKKQKVKVTSGFYSDNSPVFDPDGKYLFYLSNRNFDPIYGDVDNSFLYANTTTIVAAPLRTDVESPLKARNDETDIQSDSKKDKEEQDSTITVDIDLQNLEQRAVVIPVKNGNFAGLQAVSGKIIFHRTPRTGMPDDSNSPLMYYDLEEREEKTIVEDADAFQLTADRKKLLIKNESNFYLIDIAADQKLEKPLRTKELETRIDPKQEWQQLFDDAWRLSRDFFYDPNMHGVDWTAMRAKYGKLLDDAVTRGDVNYVIGELIAELNASHTYRWGGDQPQPEQTAVGYLGIDWDIDNDTYRVKRIIHGAPWDISTKSPLSESGVQVEQGDYILAVNGSTLKTDTDPWAAFQGAVGHPVELTVNDRPTFEGARKVIVEPMKAETRLRHLEWIEHNRQFVEKASDGKIGYIYVPNTGTQGQSELVRQFAAQHHLDGLIIDERFNSGGQIPDRFIELLDRPVMAYWAVRDGKDWAWPPVAHFGPKAMLINGWSGSGGDAFPDYFRKAGLGKLVGTRTWGGLIGITGAPRLIDGGLITVPTFRMYNPDGTWFLEGHGVAPDIHVPENPSSLANGVDTQLKRAVEHVLKELKSAPPKPKRPEYENRSRP; from the coding sequence ATGATTCGACGTATGCTGCAATCAGCGCTTTTACTTTCTCTCTTTAACTTTCTTCCTGTTAACGCTCAGATTGACGGACGGATGCTGCGCTATCCGGATGTATCCGAACAGCACATTACATTTTTATATGCCGGTGACATCTGGATTGTTGACAAAAACGGCGGGGTTGCCCAGCATCTCAGTTCCCCCAAAGGCAATGAACAGTTTCCCCGCTTTTCACCGGACGGCTCATCCATAGCGTTTAACGCCAATTACGACGGAAATACGGATATCTACACACTTCCGGCATTAGGAGGCGATCTGACGCGAGTGACACATCACGGTATGACAGAGCGGATGCTCGATTGGACCGCCGATGGATCCAAAATACTATTTGCTTCCAGCATGAAAAGCGAAAGACAACGCTATAATCAATTTTATTTAACGATGCCGCAAGGCGGTCTGCCGGATAAACTGGTTATCCCGTACGGTGAGGATGCAAGTTTTTCACCGGACGGCAAAAAACTTGCCTATATTCCCATATCCAGAGATTTCCGCACCTGGAAAGGCTACAGAGGCGGCATGGCTCCGGATATCTGGATCTTTGATCTGACCCGTAACCAATCAAAAAAAATAACCGATAATCCCGCCAATGATTCACAGCCCATGTGGTGCGGGCAAACCATCTATTATTTATCCGATCGCGGACCGGAAAAACATTTCAACATTTGGGCATATGATGTGCAAAACGAGAACCACCGCCAGGTAACCACCTTTTCGGATTACGATATTCATTTTCCTGAACAGGGACCTCAGGATATTGTTTTCGAGGCCGGCGGCAAGATATATCTGTTAGATCTCGAAACTGAAAAGGTCTCGCCCGTTGACATTGAGGTGGTGACGGATCTCTCCACTCTCAAACCAAAGATAAAAAATGTCAGCAAACATATCTCGCATTTCTGGACAGCGCCGGATGGCAAACGGGTTCTTTTTGAAGCCAGAGGAGATATCTTTTCCGTACCGGCGGAGCACGGAGTGATCCGTAACCTGACCCGCTCCTCGGGAAGCGCCGAACGATTTCCAGCCTGGTCACCGGACGGCAAAACAGTGGCGTTTTGGAGTGACCAAAGCGGTGAATATGAGCTCACAGTATACGATACCCAAAACGGATCAGCCCCCGAAACCCTGACAAAATACGGTCCCGGTTTCCGCTACCATCTGTTTTGGGCGCCGGACAATAAAAAACTCGTGTTTATTGACCAGGCCATGACCATCCGCATGTACAACATGGAGTCCGGAAAAACAACCAAAGTCGATCAGGCACTCTGGAAATACCAGGGGGAACTGGAAACCTTTCAGGTCAACTGGTCACCGGACAGCCGCTGGTTCGCCTATGCACGCGGTCTGGGTAATGAACACAACGCTGTGTTTATTTATGACACACAAAAAAAACAGAAAGTAAAAGTCACATCCGGATTTTACAGCGACAACTCTCCGGTTTTTGATCCGGACGGCAAGTATCTCTTTTATCTTTCCAATCGCAATTTTGACCCGATATATGGTGACGTCGACAATTCGTTTCTCTACGCCAACACCACAACGATCGTCGCCGCCCCTCTGCGCACCGATGTAGAATCTCCGCTCAAAGCCAGAAATGATGAAACCGATATTCAGTCGGATTCGAAAAAAGACAAGGAAGAACAGGATTCTACGATAACCGTGGACATTGATTTGCAAAACCTGGAACAGCGTGCTGTGGTCATTCCGGTGAAAAACGGAAACTTTGCCGGATTGCAGGCGGTTTCCGGTAAAATTATTTTTCATCGCACCCCCAGAACCGGCATGCCGGATGACAGCAACAGTCCGCTGATGTACTATGACCTCGAGGAACGGGAAGAAAAAACCATCGTTGAGGATGCAGATGCCTTTCAACTCACTGCTGACCGAAAAAAACTCTTGATCAAAAATGAATCAAATTTTTATCTCATTGATATAGCAGCCGATCAAAAACTGGAAAAACCATTGCGGACAAAAGAGCTGGAAACCCGCATTGATCCGAAACAGGAATGGCAGCAGCTCTTTGATGATGCCTGGCGGTTGTCCAGAGACTTTTTCTACGATCCCAATATGCACGGTGTAGACTGGACGGCTATGCGGGCAAAGTACGGTAAACTCCTTGATGATGCCGTCACCCGCGGGGACGTAAATTATGTCATCGGTGAGTTGATTGCTGAATTGAACGCATCGCATACCTATCGATGGGGCGGCGATCAGCCGCAACCGGAACAAACGGCTGTGGGCTATCTGGGTATCGACTGGGATATTGACAATGATACGTACCGCGTCAAGCGCATCATCCATGGCGCGCCCTGGGATATTAGTACCAAATCACCGTTGAGCGAATCAGGTGTGCAGGTTGAACAAGGCGATTATATTCTTGCGGTAAACGGTTCAACGCTCAAAACCGACACGGACCCCTGGGCCGCATTCCAGGGAGCTGTGGGACACCCCGTCGAGTTAACGGTTAATGACCGTCCGACTTTTGAGGGGGCACGAAAGGTTATCGTTGAACCGATGAAAGCGGAAACGCGTCTGCGTCATCTCGAATGGATTGAGCATAACCGCCAATTTGTCGAAAAAGCAAGCGACGGAAAAATCGGCTATATCTATGTCCCGAACACCGGCACACAGGGACAAAGTGAACTGGTGCGCCAATTTGCAGCCCAGCATCACCTGGACGGGCTGATTATCGACGAACGCTTTAACAGCGGCGGACAAATTCCGGATCGCTTTATTGAATTACTGGATCGTCCCGTGATGGCCTACTGGGCTGTACGCGACGGCAAAGACTGGGCCTGGCCGCCGGTGGCGCATTTCGGGCCTAAAGCCATGCTAATCAACGGCTGGAGCGGTTCGGGCGGAGACGCATTCCCCGATTATTTCCGCAAAGCTGGATTGGGAAAGCTTGTCGGTACGCGCACCTGGGGCGGATTGATTGGAATAACCGGCGCGCCCCGCCTGATTGACGGTGGACTCATTACTGTACCCACGTTCCGCATGTACAACCCCGACGGCACCTGGTTCCTGGAAGGGCACGGGGTGGCCCCGGACATTCACGTGCCGGAGAACCCAAGTTCCCTGGCCAACGGCGTTGACACACAACTGAAACGTGCGGTTGAACATGTGTTAAAGGAATTGAAATCAGCTCCTCCCAAGCCGAAGCGTCCCGAATATGAAAACCGAAGCAGACCCTAA